From one Luteolibacter sp. SL250 genomic stretch:
- the polA gene encoding DNA polymerase I: protein MNRLFLLDGMALIYRAHFALIQTPIRNSKGVNTSALYGFLNTLLAILEKEAPTHIGVAFDTSAPTPRHTLFPAYKAQRDEMPEELAAAIPHVKNLCRAFHIPVLELDGYEADDIIGTLVTRAEAEGGIESYMVTPDKDFAQLLSPHTWIWKPGRKGSDHEVIGLPQLPEIWGVAEAAQIIDLLGLMGDAVDNIPGIPGIGPKTAVKLISEFGSVENILANTAKLKGKQKESIEANADKATLSKNLATIIRDVPIEVTWDDLILSQRDDEALKNLFNEFEFRTFTKRLFGDAGAAAPAPAKGGKEAAAEPTLFETFRTIRDTEHTYHLAETPEQQAELFTLLGQQPEFCFDVETTSLNRFEARLLGIAFSWKAHEAWYLPYSDPLFTDLKTVLSSPAKKIGHNLKYDLSILTRMGLAVGGEIFDTMLADTLVSPERRHSMDYLSETLLGYTPVKLADLAAPASPAPEPATLDLFSHAEKSKASKELDVAAIPVEILAEYAAEDADVTWQLYQKIAPLLSESGQEKVLTGIEAPLLPVLVRMEMEGIEVNPASLSVIGDELQQQIDQLAKSIHAHADRSFNIASPKQLGEILFDQLNLIEKAKKTKTGQYKTDEATLASLEGKHPIISDILSWREATKLKSTYLDALPNHIMPSTGRIHTSFHQLLAATGRLASSDPNLQNIPVRSEAGRKIRKAFVPRASGGFTLLSCDYSQIELRVMAALANDATMIEAFRNHIDIHTVTAAKVFVVDQENVTSDMRRTAKMVNFGIIYGISAFGLSQRLGIARGEASAIIEAYFREYPAIKEFMDRTINEARENGYVETLGGRRRYFPDLNSGNQSLRGNAERAAINSPIQGTAADMIKLAMIRVDALLRESSARTKMLLQVHDELVFDLAEEEKEELVPKILDAMRTALPLPHDVPVEVEYGTGANWLVAH from the coding sequence ATGAACCGCCTTTTCCTGCTCGATGGCATGGCCCTGATCTACCGGGCCCACTTCGCGCTGATCCAGACCCCCATCCGCAATTCCAAAGGCGTCAACACCTCCGCGCTCTACGGATTCCTCAACACGCTGCTGGCCATCCTGGAAAAGGAAGCGCCCACCCACATCGGAGTCGCCTTCGACACCTCCGCCCCCACTCCGCGCCACACGCTGTTCCCCGCCTACAAGGCGCAGCGTGACGAGATGCCGGAGGAGCTGGCCGCCGCCATTCCCCATGTGAAGAATCTCTGCCGCGCCTTCCACATCCCCGTGCTGGAGCTGGACGGCTACGAGGCGGACGACATCATCGGCACTCTGGTCACCCGCGCTGAGGCGGAAGGCGGCATCGAGTCCTACATGGTCACGCCGGACAAGGACTTCGCCCAACTCCTCTCCCCTCACACCTGGATCTGGAAGCCGGGCCGCAAGGGCTCCGACCACGAGGTCATCGGCCTGCCGCAGCTCCCGGAGATCTGGGGCGTGGCGGAGGCCGCCCAGATCATCGACCTGCTGGGCCTGATGGGGGACGCGGTGGACAATATCCCGGGCATCCCCGGCATCGGCCCGAAGACGGCGGTGAAACTCATCTCCGAGTTCGGCTCCGTGGAAAACATCCTCGCCAACACCGCGAAGCTGAAGGGCAAGCAGAAGGAATCCATCGAGGCGAACGCCGACAAGGCCACACTGTCCAAGAACCTCGCCACCATTATCCGCGACGTGCCCATCGAGGTCACCTGGGACGACCTCATCCTCTCCCAACGGGATGACGAGGCGCTGAAGAACCTCTTCAACGAGTTCGAGTTCCGCACCTTCACCAAGCGCCTGTTCGGGGACGCGGGCGCAGCCGCCCCGGCACCGGCCAAAGGTGGCAAGGAAGCCGCGGCGGAGCCGACGCTTTTCGAAACTTTCCGCACCATCCGTGACACGGAACACACCTACCACCTGGCGGAGACACCGGAGCAGCAGGCGGAACTTTTCACCCTGCTGGGACAACAGCCGGAGTTCTGTTTCGACGTGGAAACCACTTCCCTCAACCGCTTCGAAGCACGGCTGCTCGGCATCGCGTTTTCATGGAAGGCGCACGAGGCATGGTACCTCCCCTACTCCGACCCGCTCTTCACGGATCTGAAGACGGTGCTTTCCTCACCCGCGAAAAAGATCGGCCACAACCTGAAGTACGACCTCTCCATCCTCACCCGCATGGGCCTCGCGGTGGGCGGAGAGATCTTCGACACCATGCTGGCGGACACGCTGGTCTCGCCGGAGCGCAGGCACTCCATGGACTATCTGTCGGAAACGCTGCTGGGCTACACCCCGGTGAAGCTGGCCGATCTGGCGGCACCGGCATCCCCCGCCCCGGAACCGGCGACGCTCGACCTCTTCTCCCATGCCGAGAAGAGCAAGGCGTCGAAGGAACTGGATGTCGCCGCCATCCCGGTGGAGATCCTCGCCGAATATGCGGCGGAGGACGCGGATGTGACGTGGCAACTCTACCAAAAGATCGCGCCGCTGCTTTCGGAGTCCGGCCAGGAAAAGGTGCTCACTGGCATCGAGGCTCCGCTGCTGCCGGTGCTGGTGCGGATGGAAATGGAAGGCATCGAGGTGAACCCCGCCTCGCTGTCGGTGATCGGGGATGAACTCCAGCAACAGATCGACCAACTGGCGAAGTCCATCCACGCCCATGCGGACAGGTCGTTCAACATCGCTTCGCCGAAGCAGCTCGGGGAGATCCTCTTCGACCAGCTCAACCTCATCGAGAAGGCGAAGAAGACGAAGACCGGCCAATACAAGACGGACGAGGCGACGCTGGCCTCGCTGGAAGGGAAGCACCCCATCATCTCCGACATCCTTTCCTGGCGGGAGGCGACCAAGCTGAAGTCCACCTACCTGGACGCGCTGCCGAACCACATCATGCCTTCCACCGGCCGCATCCACACCAGTTTCCACCAGCTCCTCGCCGCCACCGGACGGCTCGCTTCGTCCGATCCCAACCTGCAGAACATCCCCGTCCGTTCCGAGGCGGGACGCAAGATCCGCAAGGCCTTCGTCCCCCGTGCCTCGGGCGGCTTCACCCTCCTTTCCTGCGACTACTCGCAGATCGAGCTGCGAGTGATGGCGGCGCTTGCGAATGACGCGACGATGATCGAGGCGTTCCGCAACCACATCGACATCCACACCGTCACCGCCGCGAAGGTCTTCGTGGTGGATCAGGAAAACGTGACGTCCGACATGCGGCGCACGGCGAAGATGGTGAACTTCGGCATCATCTACGGCATCTCCGCCTTTGGTCTCAGCCAGCGGCTGGGCATCGCCCGCGGCGAGGCGTCCGCCATCATCGAGGCATATTTCCGCGAGTATCCGGCGATCAAGGAATTCATGGACCGCACCATCAATGAGGCCAGGGAGAACGGCTATGTCGAGACGCTCGGCGGTCGCAGGCGTTACTTCCCCGACCTGAACTCCGGCAACCAGAGCCTGCGCGGCAACGCGGAGCGCGCGGCGATCAACTCCCCCATCCAGGGAACCGCCGCGGACATGATCAAGCTCGCCATGATCCGCGTGGACGCCCTGCTGCGTGAGTCCTCCGCCCGCACGAAGATGCTGCTGCAGGTGCATGACGAACTCGTCTTCGACCTCGCGGAGGAAGAGAAGGAGGAGCTGGTTCCGAAGATCCTCGACGCGATGCGCACCGCCCTGCCACTGCCGCATGACGTGCCCGTCGAGGTGGAATACGGCACCGGCGCGAACTGGCTGGTTGCGCATTGA
- a CDS encoding metallophosphoesterase — protein MKRRGFLVKSLGGMAGTGVALSRGQEAASPAAGPLIRTPLNLMAPREDGVFGVWAVTGLCRGWLEWREAGGENGRAAMTGAGFVPQSPEIFRINLTGLKPGREYEVRAVVESAEDARKEATDWKKFRTLDAGAASTRFVVWNDTHERNETITKLDDATPPADFLIWNGDTCNDWKTEEILIPTLLHPAGRDITKARPMILVPGNHDVRGKFGFRVPQMIGMTDDRPYCAFRSGPVAVICLHTGEDKPDGHPSFHGRVAFDELRKVQTAWLEKVIRSDGFRDAKYRVVFCHIPLRWIDEPEAVDYANGGFDHYSKRSRDAWHDLLVEWKVQAIISGHTHNAQYLPATEKFPYAQLVSGGPQLERARWIEGMADAAALKLTMRDLAGTVTHEAEFKPV, from the coding sequence ATGAAGAGAAGGGGATTCCTCGTGAAGTCGCTGGGCGGGATGGCCGGGACGGGTGTGGCGCTGTCACGTGGGCAGGAAGCGGCGTCTCCGGCAGCAGGGCCGCTGATCCGGACGCCGCTCAATCTGATGGCCCCGCGGGAGGACGGGGTGTTCGGCGTCTGGGCGGTCACAGGGCTTTGCCGGGGATGGCTGGAGTGGCGGGAAGCTGGCGGGGAGAATGGCAGGGCCGCCATGACCGGGGCGGGATTCGTGCCGCAGTCGCCGGAGATTTTCCGGATCAACCTCACCGGTCTGAAACCGGGCCGGGAGTATGAGGTCAGGGCGGTGGTCGAGTCCGCCGAAGATGCGCGGAAAGAGGCAACGGACTGGAAGAAATTCCGCACGCTGGATGCCGGAGCCGCGTCCACGCGCTTCGTCGTCTGGAATGACACGCATGAGCGCAACGAGACGATCACAAAACTGGATGATGCGACCCCGCCCGCGGACTTCCTCATCTGGAACGGGGACACCTGCAACGACTGGAAGACGGAGGAGATCCTGATCCCCACGCTGCTGCACCCCGCAGGACGGGACATCACGAAGGCGCGGCCGATGATCCTCGTCCCGGGAAACCATGACGTGCGGGGGAAATTCGGCTTCCGCGTCCCGCAGATGATCGGGATGACGGATGACCGTCCCTACTGCGCGTTCCGTAGTGGGCCGGTGGCGGTCATCTGCCTCCATACCGGCGAGGACAAGCCGGACGGACATCCCAGCTTCCATGGCAGGGTCGCCTTCGATGAACTGCGGAAAGTGCAGACCGCGTGGCTGGAGAAGGTCATCCGCTCGGATGGCTTCCGGGATGCGAAGTACCGTGTCGTCTTCTGCCACATCCCGTTGCGCTGGATCGACGAGCCGGAAGCGGTGGACTACGCCAACGGAGGATTCGACCACTACAGCAAGCGCAGCCGCGACGCCTGGCATGACCTGCTGGTGGAGTGGAAGGTGCAGGCCATCATCTCCGGCCATACCCACAACGCCCAGTATCTCCCCGCGACGGAGAAATTTCCCTACGCCCAGCTCGTCAGCGGTGGTCCGCAGTTGGAACGCGCGCGGTGGATCGAGGGCATGGCGGATGCCGCCGCGCTGAAGCTCACCATGCGGGACCTGGCGGGAACCGTGACGCATGAGGCGGAGTTCAAGCCGGTGTGA
- a CDS encoding SGNH/GDSL hydrolase family protein, translating to MPAASSLFSRIFLGLLAGAFALSPMLSGAVEPTRIVATGGRIAYTFYTPAAANTSFWQRTPHKLGGPVAEMQVGFMDWMYPTSGAETPNVANDVTISQAWLERASTGQVVPLLFNGLRTLVLPMNSTTPYWLSDPIPSASWTGPPPAKDEVFWLHVKGSIPSGGKTPVGTPANFTGAKCIFYPPANDTHNPDMAGAVPAITGQAARSQGLPLIFLGRFTGPGHLSVIGVGDSILDGTGDQANPAPVISGYGFFNRAALDSSGGNTIAVFNLTRHGQTAYSWITPSRQTRQRPFLKFANVMVEEYGTNDLGQGGTGNPTEMLARVEGIWSAARAEGIQKIVRTLLMPRTDSTNEWSDLAGQTPKPGWGAGGKRDDFNDGLVAAGQAGKFDLLLDTLDVLADSADRNRWRTNGSPNYTAADDAHVSRSGNELLAPHLRNALLSLTVDRSDYASWAGDVDWREQDPTPGGDADGDGVENIISYALDVPPVGSAAVGALPTGTLDTTTAGGPWHVFTFRENLEARDITVAAESSPDLATWTPVTPDGTTAILETISANVDGDGTAALRRIRLKQDPENPHRFMRLRVEH from the coding sequence ATGCCTGCAGCGTCTTCCCTGTTTTCCCGGATCTTCCTCGGCCTGCTGGCCGGTGCCTTCGCCCTTTCGCCGATGCTGTCCGGTGCGGTGGAACCGACGCGGATCGTCGCAACCGGCGGGCGTATCGCTTACACCTTCTACACGCCAGCCGCCGCCAACACGTCCTTCTGGCAGAGGACGCCCCACAAGCTCGGCGGGCCGGTCGCCGAAATGCAGGTCGGCTTCATGGACTGGATGTATCCGACCAGCGGAGCCGAAACACCGAACGTCGCCAATGATGTCACCATCAGCCAGGCCTGGCTGGAGCGGGCATCGACGGGACAGGTCGTCCCACTCCTTTTCAACGGGCTGCGCACGCTGGTGCTGCCGATGAACTCCACCACGCCTTACTGGCTGTCCGATCCCATCCCATCGGCCTCATGGACCGGACCGCCGCCTGCAAAGGACGAGGTGTTTTGGCTGCATGTGAAAGGCTCCATCCCATCCGGTGGCAAGACTCCCGTGGGAACCCCCGCCAACTTCACCGGAGCGAAATGCATCTTCTATCCCCCGGCGAACGACACCCACAACCCGGACATGGCGGGGGCCGTCCCCGCCATCACCGGCCAAGCCGCCCGCTCCCAAGGGCTGCCGCTCATTTTCCTGGGCCGTTTCACCGGACCCGGCCACCTGTCCGTCATCGGTGTGGGCGACAGCATCCTCGACGGGACCGGCGACCAGGCGAATCCCGCGCCGGTCATCTCCGGCTATGGCTTCTTCAACCGCGCCGCGCTGGACTCCTCCGGAGGCAACACGATCGCCGTGTTCAACCTGACCCGCCATGGCCAGACCGCCTACTCATGGATCACCCCATCGCGGCAGACCCGCCAGCGTCCGTTCCTGAAGTTCGCCAACGTGATGGTGGAGGAATACGGCACGAACGACCTGGGCCAAGGCGGGACGGGCAACCCCACGGAAATGCTCGCGAGGGTCGAAGGCATCTGGTCCGCCGCACGGGCGGAGGGTATCCAGAAAATTGTCAGAACCTTGCTGATGCCACGGACGGACTCGACGAACGAGTGGTCCGATCTCGCAGGGCAGACACCGAAGCCCGGCTGGGGAGCCGGAGGGAAACGGGATGACTTCAACGACGGCCTCGTTGCCGCCGGACAGGCCGGAAAGTTCGACCTCCTGCTCGATACGCTGGATGTGCTGGCGGACTCCGCCGACCGCAACCGCTGGCGGACGAACGGATCACCCAACTATACGGCTGCGGACGACGCCCACGTGAGCCGGAGCGGCAACGAGCTGCTGGCACCCCACCTCCGCAACGCCCTGCTTTCCCTCACCGTGGACCGCAGCGACTATGCCTCATGGGCCGGAGACGTCGATTGGCGGGAACAGGACCCCACCCCCGGCGGTGACGCGGATGGGGACGGGGTGGAAAACATCATCTCCTACGCGCTGGACGTTCCGCCGGTCGGATCCGCTGCCGTGGGGGCACTCCCGACCGGCACCCTGGACACCACCACCGCCGGTGGTCCGTGGCATGTCTTCACCTTCAGGGAGAATCTGGAAGCCAGAGACATCACCGTGGCTGCGGAAAGCAGCCCGGACCTCGCGACATGGACGCCCGTCACCCCGGATGGAACCACCGCCATCCTGGAAACCATCTCCGCGAATGTGGATGGCGACGGCACCGCCGCCCTCCGCCGCATCCGCCTGAAGCAGGATCCGGAGAACCCGCACCGCTTCATGCGGCTGAGGGTGGAGCATTGA
- a CDS encoding DUF4256 domain-containing protein → MSATPKKTLTAAGRRDLLAILENRFAENHGRHAGIQWQDVVEKLEKSGAKLWSLQRMEETGGEPDVIGHDPETGEFLFADCSAQSPKERMSLCYDREALESRKEHRPANSAMDLAAEMGVSLLTEEEYRHLQQLSEFDTKTSSWLKTPDDVRKLGGALFGDRRFGRTFIYHNGAQSYYNGRGFRGILRI, encoded by the coding sequence ATGAGCGCGACACCCAAGAAGACCCTGACCGCCGCCGGACGCCGCGATCTCCTCGCCATCCTGGAAAACCGCTTCGCGGAGAACCACGGACGGCACGCAGGCATCCAGTGGCAGGACGTGGTGGAGAAGCTGGAAAAGTCCGGCGCGAAGCTGTGGTCGCTCCAGCGGATGGAAGAAACGGGCGGCGAGCCGGACGTCATCGGCCATGATCCGGAGACCGGCGAATTCCTTTTCGCGGACTGCTCCGCACAGAGTCCGAAGGAACGAATGAGCCTCTGCTACGACCGCGAGGCACTGGAGTCCCGGAAGGAACACAGGCCCGCGAACAGCGCCATGGACCTCGCGGCGGAGATGGGCGTATCCCTCCTGACGGAAGAGGAATACCGCCACCTGCAGCAGCTCAGTGAGTTCGACACGAAAACTTCGAGCTGGCTGAAGACCCCGGATGATGTCCGCAAGCTGGGTGGCGCGCTGTTCGGTGACCGCCGTTTCGGGCGGACATTCATCTACCACAACGGTGCGCAGTCCTACTACAACGGCCGCGGCTTCCGGGGCATCCTGCGGATCTGA